The region GGCGGCGGGATGGCCACCGGCTCGGGCTTCGCCATCGACGACCAGCAGCATCTGATCACGAACGACCACATAGTGGCCCAGGCCGGGGCGGCTGCCGCGTCGGCGGGTCCGGGGGCGGCCGGCACCGGTGCCAGTGCCGCCGGCGAGCCGACGGTGATGGTCGAGACGCCGGACGGCCGGCAGTTGCCGGCCCAGGTGGTGGGGCGTGATCCGGGCAGCGACATCGCCGTACTCAAGGTTCCGCCGGGCGCCGGCCTGGCCCCGTTGGTGCTGGCCAAACCGGGCGCGACCCGGGTGGGCGAGCCGGTGCTCGCGGTCGGTTCGCCGTTGGGACTTTCCGGTACGGTCACCGCCGGCATCGTGAGCGCGCTGGACCGGCAGGTGAAGCTCGGCAACAACCGGCACCGGGCGGTGCAGACCGACGCCCCGATCAATCCCGGCAACTCGGGTGGGCCGCTGGTCAACGCCCGTGGTGAGGTGGTCGGGGTGAACACCGCGATCGCCACCATCGACGGCAAGGGCTCGATCGGCATCGGTTTCGCCATCCCGATCGAGCAGGTCCAGCAGGTGGCCGACACCATCATCGGCAAGGGCGGCTGAAATTACCCGTGGGACCAGCGGACCGGGAGACTAGCCTCTAGCCATGGCCGACGACAT is a window of Micromonospora sp. NBC_01699 DNA encoding:
- a CDS encoding S1C family serine protease; translation: MAQQSGLGEPRGPWFISPDLDPASGGRGNGHGDGSGPSGRRWRRVLVTGLAVIALSLASGGLAGGYVAGRDGADPQASASPSALPPDLVGAAAQVVPGVVSVTVASGGGMATGSGFAIDDQQHLITNDHIVAQAGAAAASAGPGAAGTGASAAGEPTVMVETPDGRQLPAQVVGRDPGSDIAVLKVPPGAGLAPLVLAKPGATRVGEPVLAVGSPLGLSGTVTAGIVSALDRQVKLGNNRHRAVQTDAPINPGNSGGPLVNARGEVVGVNTAIATIDGKGSIGIGFAIPIEQVQQVADTIIGKGG